In Rhodospirillaceae bacterium, the genomic stretch CATTAGTTTCATGAGTAGTGATCACCACGGGAACTGTGTCATCAGGATTTCGTGATCTTTGTAGCATGGACTCCATCGACACGTCGTGGTCGCGTAATCTGGCAGCTACATCAGCGATTACTCCTGGCTTATCTACAACCATCAGACGGATATAGAATGCGGAAGGAATTGACAGACCAGCTTTCTTTTCAGCAGGTGCTAGTTTTGCAGCAGGAACTGAAAAAGTTGGCGTTCTATGGCCACGGGCAATATCAATGATATCTGCAGCCACTGCCGATGCTGTAGCTCCCCCTCCCGCGCCAGGGCCCTGGTACATAGTATCCCCACAAATATTTGTTTGAACAACGACGGCATTGGTTACGCCATTAACATGGGCGAGTGGGGTATCCTTAGATACCATGCTAGGTTGCACCCGTTGTTCGATCCCATGCTGGGTCTTCTGTGCGACGGCCAGGAGTTTAATAGCGTATCCCAGTTCCACCGCGTACTCGATATCGACAGAGCTTATAAACCTGATGCCCTCCACGGAAATTGAGTTGAAATCCACAGCTGTACCAAAAGCAAGACTGGAGAGCAAAGCGAGTTTATGTGCCGCATCAACGCCATCAATATCGGTCGAAGGATCGGCCTCAGCGTATCCAAGATCCTGTGCTGTTTTTAAGACATCTTCAAAGTTCTGGCGGTGACCAGAAGCCGCTGCATTATGCATCTCTGTTAGAATATAGTTGCAAGTTCCATTCAATATGCCAAAAACACCATCAATAGTATTTGCAGCCAGACCTTCCCGCATCGATTTAATTACCGGAATCCCGCCGGCGACAGCCGCTTCGTAGCGCAATTCAATATTATGTTTTTCTGCTTGTTCCGCTAAGTTTGCCCCGTGCATCGCCATGAGAGCTTTATTCGCGGTAACAAT encodes the following:
- a CDS encoding homoserine dehydrogenase — encoded protein: MSLLRVGIAGLGTVGGSLVKLLRQQAKTIEVRCGVSVEVTSVSARDKSRKRDFDIDGLTWHEHATGLAKDKNVDVICELIGGSDGISLDLCQAAIKNGKHIVTANKALMAMHGANLAEQAEKHNIELRYEAAVAGGIPVIKSMREGLAANTIDGVFGILNGTCNYILTEMHNAAASGHRQNFEDVLKTAQDLGYAEADPSTDIDGVDAAHKLALLSSLAFGTAVDFNSISVEGIRFISSVDIEYAVELGYAIKLLAVAQKTQHGIEQRVQPSMVSKDTPLAHVNGVTNAVVVQTNICGDTMYQGPGAGGGATASAVAADIIDIARGHRTPTFSVPAAKLAPAEKKAGLSIPSAFYIRLMVVDKPGVIADVAARLRDHDVSMESMLQRSRNPDDTVPVVITTHETNGVNLRKAMEQIETLASVVETPRIIHIESL